Proteins encoded within one genomic window of Aquipuribacter hungaricus:
- the gcvH gene encoding glycine cleavage system protein GcvH, giving the protein MQVPDGFRYTGEHEWVQDAGDGLVRVGITDYAQDALGDIVFVELPAPGTAVVPGTACGEVESTKSVSELFAPVAGTVTARNDALDAAPETVNGDPYGEGWMFEVRVEDAAALEDLLDAPAYTALTEG; this is encoded by the coding sequence GTGCAGGTACCCGACGGGTTCCGGTACACCGGCGAGCACGAGTGGGTCCAGGACGCCGGTGACGGGCTGGTCCGGGTCGGCATCACCGACTACGCGCAGGACGCCCTCGGGGACATCGTCTTCGTCGAGCTGCCCGCCCCCGGCACGGCCGTCGTGCCCGGCACGGCGTGCGGCGAGGTGGAGTCCACCAAGTCCGTGAGCGAGCTGTTCGCGCCGGTCGCGGGCACCGTGACGGCCCGCAACGACGCCCTGGACGCGGCGCCGGAGACCGTCAACGGCGACCCCTACGGCGAGGGCTGGATGTTCGAGGTGCGCGTCGAGGACGCCGCGGCCCTGGAGGACCTGCTGGACGC